One genomic segment of Rivularia sp. PCC 7116 includes these proteins:
- a CDS encoding DUF2079 domain-containing protein, producing MKTKIINLSAVAAILLFLCSSLRHSLFQSGAFDLGIYDQVVYLMSQGKPPIPSTLGFHHMGNHAAWAVYPLALLYKIYPSAYWLLGVQAVSLASGAIPAYYLSKQAGLKENQAFTMSAVYLLYPLIFNVNLFEFHPEVMAIPVFLGVVLAARLNKILCFCAGTIFILGCKAVLSLTVAAMGLWLLIFEKRRVCGVFGLIAGCAWFLIATQVIIPNFSNEEAAAVERYSYLGDSVLDIIANLFLRPGLILGKVFSLKTLEYLALVIAPVIWGLRPKYLAPLISVVPTLAINILSEKTTQRDLIHQYSLPILPFLILAVISSLAANKSWLRNPKNILIWALVAFLALGKYGFFWSRYFRSIDTWQATRQAIAKIETKEAVLTTHSIVPHLTHRSNIEFVDDLSDGVPDFNQFKYILLNVRHPDGTRNPEFAANLVNKLKDNQFFELVQERDEVYLFVKKTN from the coding sequence GTGAAAACAAAAATTATTAATCTGAGTGCTGTTGCAGCAATATTGCTGTTTTTATGTAGCAGTTTGCGACACTCACTGTTTCAGTCGGGTGCTTTTGATTTAGGTATTTATGACCAAGTTGTTTACCTAATGAGTCAAGGAAAACCGCCTATTCCTTCAACTTTGGGTTTTCATCACATGGGTAATCATGCAGCTTGGGCTGTTTATCCCCTAGCTTTGCTCTACAAAATTTATCCAAGTGCCTATTGGCTGTTAGGAGTCCAAGCTGTTTCTTTAGCCTCGGGTGCCATTCCTGCTTATTATCTGAGCAAACAAGCCGGACTTAAAGAAAATCAAGCCTTTACTATGTCGGCAGTTTATTTGCTGTACCCGCTGATTTTTAACGTTAATTTGTTTGAATTTCACCCGGAAGTGATGGCTATTCCGGTATTTTTGGGAGTCGTTTTAGCAGCGCGGCTGAATAAGATTCTTTGCTTTTGTGCGGGAACTATTTTTATATTAGGCTGCAAAGCGGTGTTATCTCTAACGGTAGCCGCGATGGGTTTATGGCTGTTGATTTTTGAAAAACGGCGCGTATGTGGTGTATTTGGCTTAATTGCTGGGTGTGCGTGGTTTTTGATTGCGACTCAAGTTATTATCCCCAACTTTAGTAATGAAGAAGCAGCAGCTGTCGAGCGTTATAGCTATCTGGGTGATTCAGTTTTAGATATTATCGCGAATTTGTTTTTAAGACCGGGATTGATATTAGGTAAAGTATTTTCTTTAAAGACTTTAGAATATTTAGCCTTAGTAATCGCACCAGTAATTTGGGGTTTAAGACCAAAATATCTTGCGCCTTTAATAAGTGTTGTTCCGACATTAGCCATAAATATTCTTTCCGAGAAAACGACGCAACGGGATTTAATTCACCAATATTCTTTACCTATCTTGCCGTTTTTAATTTTGGCTGTAATTTCGAGTTTAGCTGCGAACAAATCTTGGCTGCGAAATCCCAAAAATATTTTGATATGGGCATTAGTGGCATTTTTAGCATTGGGGAAATATGGCTTTTTTTGGTCTCGCTATTTTAGAAGTATCGATACTTGGCAAGCAACGCGTCAAGCTATAGCCAAAATTGAAACCAAAGAAGCTGTTTTAACTACCCATAGCATTGTTCCTCACTTAACTCATCGTTCAAATATTGAATTTGTAGATGATTTGAGTGACGGAGTTCCAGATTTCAATCAATTTAAATATATTCTGCTAAATGTACGTCATCCTGATGGTACTCGCAATCCAGAATTTGCCGCTAATTTAGTCAATAAACTGAAAGACAATCAATTCTTTGAATTAGTACAAGAACGGGATGAGGTTTATTTATTTGTCAAAAAAACTAATTAA
- a CDS encoding mannosyltransferase family protein: MTKVELLKKKKKDSNINELLFPAVMWFGSRLLIWVVMLGIAPLLQAPDGGIAATFGLEVFNAWDSVQYQNIVSEGYEFINDGKMHNVAFFPLFPLTIKLLINLGFSFEIAGLLVNNLAFLGAIYCVYFWVKSFSSENEARWATAVLAWCPPSMFAGVIYTEGLYLFLSAAAMQAFDRSRYGLTALFGALATATRPTGLALIPALIIACWKQRKPTIAYISSLATATGVLLFSVYCAVTFNEPLAFIEAQKGWRESLGFDWQSWWKMLMQISIGTENWKHGGIKDPVVPLLFALIVVLGYLLWRFRKNISRKFGEAKVDYGFAALILIWWLVAGDPLINTVSVVGSAYLIWKLRNELSPVAATYGLCGLALVLASGGTWSLSRIVYGIVSVSIAFGIFLSRHPRWGYLTMGFFAILLTTFSIRFAQELWVG; encoded by the coding sequence ATGACGAAAGTTGAGTTACTAAAAAAGAAGAAGAAAGATTCAAACATAAACGAATTATTATTTCCTGCTGTAATGTGGTTCGGCAGTCGCTTGTTGATTTGGGTTGTGATGTTAGGGATTGCGCCTTTATTACAAGCACCAGATGGAGGCATTGCAGCTACATTTGGGTTGGAAGTATTTAACGCTTGGGATAGCGTACAGTATCAAAATATAGTTAGCGAAGGATATGAGTTTATTAATGATGGGAAAATGCATAATGTGGCATTTTTTCCTCTGTTTCCGTTGACTATTAAACTTTTAATCAATCTAGGCTTTTCTTTTGAAATTGCGGGATTATTAGTCAATAATTTGGCGTTTTTAGGGGCTATTTACTGCGTATATTTTTGGGTAAAGTCATTTAGTAGCGAGAATGAAGCGCGATGGGCTACTGCTGTATTAGCTTGGTGTCCTCCATCAATGTTTGCAGGGGTGATTTATACAGAAGGTTTATATTTATTTTTAAGTGCTGCTGCGATGCAGGCTTTTGACAGAAGTCGATATGGCTTGACTGCTCTTTTCGGTGCCTTAGCAACCGCAACTAGACCTACAGGTTTAGCATTAATACCGGCTTTGATAATTGCATGTTGGAAACAACGCAAACCAACCATTGCTTATATTTCCAGTTTAGCTACGGCAACGGGAGTACTTCTATTTAGTGTTTATTGTGCTGTTACATTCAACGAGCCATTAGCTTTTATTGAAGCCCAGAAAGGATGGCGTGAATCTTTGGGGTTTGATTGGCAAAGCTGGTGGAAAATGTTGATGCAAATAAGCATCGGTACTGAAAATTGGAAGCACGGAGGAATAAAAGATCCGGTAGTGCCGTTATTATTTGCTTTAATTGTCGTTCTTGGTTATTTACTATGGCGCTTCCGTAAAAACATAAGTAGGAAGTTCGGTGAAGCAAAAGTTGACTATGGTTTTGCGGCTTTAATTTTAATTTGGTGGCTGGTAGCTGGCGACCCTTTAATTAATACTGTATCAGTTGTTGGCAGTGCTTATTTAATATGGAAATTACGTAATGAATTAAGTCCCGTAGCTGCAACCTACGGATTATGCGGTTTAGCATTGGTTCTAGCTTCCGGAGGTACTTGGTCGCTAAGTCGCATAGTTTACGGTATTGTTTCAGTTAGCATCGCCTTCGGCATTTTCTTATCCCGTCATCCACGTTGGGGATATTTGACTATGGGTTTCTTTGCGATTTTACTCACAACTTTTTCTATCAGATTTGCTCAAGAATTGTGGGTAGGGTAA
- a CDS encoding 1-deoxy-D-xylulose-5-phosphate reductoisomerase, which translates to MKAITLIGSTGSIGTQTLDIVAQCPEQFKIVGLAAGRNVELLASQIRQFQPSIVAISDETKLSQLKEAIKDVQPQPTLLAGEDGVIEVARYAEAETVVTGIVGCAGLLPTIAAIKAGKDIALANKETLIAGAPVVLPLIEKHQVKLLPADSEHSAIFQCLQGIPEGGLRKIILTASGGAFRDWDVAKLADVTVADALKHPNWSMGRKITVDSATLMNKGLEVIEAHFLFGLDYDDIEIVIHPQSIIHSLIELQDTSVLAQLGWADMRLPLLYALSYPERICTDWERLDLVKAGSLTFREPNHQKYPCMKLAYAVGKAGGSMPAVLNAANEQAVALFLEEKIHFLDIPRCIETVCDRHGAQNNSNPNLDDILTADKWARKEVIKAANNLQNAPKVVSMR; encoded by the coding sequence GTGAAAGCTATTACTCTTATTGGTTCTACTGGTTCTATAGGAACTCAAACTTTAGATATTGTTGCTCAATGTCCGGAACAGTTTAAGATTGTCGGGTTAGCCGCAGGGCGCAACGTAGAATTGTTAGCATCTCAGATTCGGCAGTTTCAACCGAGTATAGTCGCAATTTCTGATGAAACTAAATTATCGCAACTTAAAGAGGCAATAAAAGACGTACAGCCTCAACCAACTTTACTAGCGGGAGAAGATGGAGTTATAGAAGTTGCTCGTTATGCAGAAGCTGAAACTGTAGTTACAGGTATTGTTGGTTGTGCTGGATTATTGCCTACTATTGCTGCCATCAAAGCAGGAAAAGATATTGCTTTAGCTAATAAAGAAACTTTAATTGCTGGGGCACCAGTAGTTTTACCTCTAATCGAAAAGCATCAAGTAAAACTGCTACCCGCAGATTCAGAACATTCGGCAATTTTTCAATGTCTGCAAGGTATTCCTGAAGGCGGTTTACGCAAGATTATACTTACAGCCTCTGGTGGCGCTTTCCGCGATTGGGATGTAGCAAAATTAGCTGATGTCACAGTAGCCGATGCTCTTAAACATCCTAATTGGTCAATGGGACGTAAAATTACAGTAGATTCGGCAACTTTAATGAATAAAGGTTTGGAAGTAATTGAAGCGCACTTCCTGTTTGGATTAGATTATGACGATATTGAAATTGTTATTCATCCCCAAAGCATCATTCATTCATTAATTGAATTGCAAGACACTTCAGTTTTAGCTCAGTTGGGTTGGGCTGATATGCGGCTACCTCTGCTGTATGCTTTATCTTATCCAGAGCGTATTTGTACCGATTGGGAACGATTGGATTTAGTCAAAGCAGGCTCATTAACATTCCGAGAACCCAATCATCAAAAGTATCCTTGTATGAAACTCGCTTATGCCGTCGGAAAAGCCGGTGGCTCTATGCCAGCAGTTTTAAACGCAGCCAACGAGCAAGCTGTAGCCTTATTTTTAGAAGAAAAAATCCACTTTTTAGATATTCCTCGCTGCATAGAAACAGTCTGCGATCGCCATGGAGCGCAAAATAATTCAAATCCCAATTTAGATGACATTTTAACAGCCGATAAATGGGCAAGAAAAGAAGTTATAAAGGCTGCCAATAATTTGCAAAATGCACCGAAAGTAGTTTCGATGCGGTAA
- a CDS encoding thioesterase family protein has protein sequence MSEEKSQQPQLLPTGVIDNQYLHASESWFKYPVRVQPHHTDYAGVVWHGNYIAWMEEARIECLRSIGIEYTDLVTLGCELPVVEMSIRYHQMLQLGSAAVVKTRMEEVTGVRINWDYAIQSADGQDLYVSAKVTLVAMDREKGKIMRQLPPRVKEVFARLTASKK, from the coding sequence ATGTCCGAAGAAAAATCACAGCAACCGCAACTACTACCGACTGGCGTTATAGATAATCAATATTTACACGCATCTGAAAGTTGGTTCAAATATCCTGTGAGGGTTCAACCTCATCATACTGACTATGCTGGTGTTGTTTGGCATGGTAACTATATTGCTTGGATGGAAGAAGCTAGAATAGAATGCTTGCGCTCTATTGGGATTGAATACACCGATTTAGTGACTTTAGGCTGTGAGTTACCCGTGGTAGAAATGTCAATACGCTATCATCAGATGCTTCAGTTAGGATCTGCTGCTGTAGTCAAAACTCGCATGGAAGAAGTTACAGGGGTTCGTATCAATTGGGATTATGCTATTCAATCAGCTGATGGGCAAGATTTATACGTCAGTGCTAAGGTTACTTTAGTCGCAATGGATAGAGAAAAAGGTAAAATCATGCGGCAGTTACCTCCGAGAGTTAAAGAGGTTTTTGCAAGACTTACTGCATCGAAAAAGTAA
- a CDS encoding DUF1815 family protein, with product MFLRLAQQHRQFVQDLVMNLQALAIVLERRGYPASCYTCGDQMNSASFMVSLGENHLIRFLVSDYGITWTEMRDDRELMKLEGAEAVNQLQELANIVKHPPIEACTNAKALAKRC from the coding sequence GTGTTTCTAAGATTAGCGCAACAACACCGGCAGTTCGTTCAAGACTTAGTAATGAACTTACAAGCCTTAGCCATTGTTCTAGAGAGACGTGGGTATCCCGCGTCTTGCTATACCTGCGGCGACCAAATGAATAGTGCTTCGTTTATGGTTAGTTTGGGTGAAAATCATTTGATTAGATTTCTAGTATCCGATTACGGTATAACTTGGACTGAAATGCGTGACGATCGCGAACTAATGAAGTTGGAAGGCGCTGAAGCAGTTAACCAGCTACAGGAACTTGCGAATATAGTTAAGCATCCACCAATTGAAGCTTGTACTAATGCTAAAGCTCTCGCAAAGCGATGTTAA
- a CDS encoding DUF2839 domain-containing protein has protein sequence MGEAKRRKASLGNDYGQSPRILPWVPITKKQAEQFVNWTTRGAWIGIYLMIALWVTVRFIGPAFGWWEVI, from the coding sequence ATGGGCGAAGCAAAGCGGCGTAAAGCTTCACTAGGAAATGATTACGGTCAATCCCCTCGTATTTTACCTTGGGTTCCGATAACTAAAAAGCAAGCAGAACAGTTTGTTAATTGGACTACTCGGGGTGCCTGGATTGGCATATATCTCATGATTGCCCTTTGGGTAACAGTTCGTTTTATCGGTCCGGCTTTTGGCTGGTGGGAAGTAATCTAA